Part of the Diabrotica virgifera virgifera chromosome 6, PGI_DIABVI_V3a genome, ACACCATTAAGTGTGCCATAAAAACAAACAATGAAGAAGCCACAGTATTGGAAAATACCGATGCGGATGAGCTGGGACCTACATTATTATCTTTGGAACAAGAGGTTGCCGCAGCCAATCTGCTTTTATTGGGGGAGTTTGCAGTAACAAACGAAACGTTTTCGACAGACATAAACAATGTTACTGATGGATTGCCAAAGGAATCTGCTTTTGAAAAAGTGAGTAACTGGCTAAGGAATATTGACAATGAACGTTTAGATTGTGACGCAATATTAGAAACGGTTTCCAATGAAATTTCGACAAATGAGCTCTCCAGGGACAAAACACATCTAGAAGAATTAAGAAATGACGTTGCACTAAACCACGAAGGTATTTTAAATGAAGTGATGTCGAGCTCATCGTCTGTAATTGCTGATCAGATTGATGAATCGTGGTTGCCAGAAAACGAAAATAAGTCAGATTACTCAACTAGTTCGGAAGAAGGCAAACAACAAGAAGGGGAAGAACCAGTAGCAAGAGCCGATAATGACGGTAACAACGAAAATAAAAAAGCTCGAAAAAGAATAGCAGATATCAACGAATGGCaccatattaaaaataaaagactaAGACAACacggaaaaaaatatattggctgGACAAGGGTTGGAAAGACAGCGAAAAGAGGAACACCTAGAAATGAAAAACAAATGGGACCAGTCTGCTTATCCTC contains:
- the LOC126886689 gene encoding uncharacterized protein LOC126886689, which codes for MSTSRGRQMVTNARNDVIVHVLNKNIKDTIKCAIKTNNEEATVLENTDADELGPTLLSLEQEVAAANLLLLGEFAVTNETFSTDINNVTDGLPKESAFEKVSNWLRNIDNERLDCDAILETVSNEISTNELSRDKTHLEELRNDVALNHEGILNEVMSSSSSVIADQIDESWLPENENKSDYSTSSEEGKQQEGEEPVARADNDGNNENKKARKRIADINEWHHIKNKRLRQHGKKYIGWTRVGKTAKRGTPRNEKQMGPVCLSSVCKKSTVRQCQDLNEEDRKELFNNFWNNLTWDQKKIYIASLVCKKEKNKYKERD